Genomic DNA from Marinobacter sp. LV10MA510-1:
CCGGAGAACCGTCCCCCATGATGTTTGTGTCATTCAACGTCAACAGCATTCGTACACGCCAGCATCAGCTTGCGGCTGTTATTGAACAGCTGGAACCGGATTTTATTGGTTTGCAGGAAACAAAAGTCAGCGATGAAGATTTCCCGCTGGCAGACATCGAAGCGCTGGGTTACCACGTGCAGTTTCACGGCCAAAAAACCCATTACGGCGTGGCGCTTTTGTCAAAAATGACGCCCGACAAGGTATACAAAGGCTTTCCTGACGACCTGGATAACGCCCAGCGCCGACTGATTACCGCAGACTTCACCGTGAATGGTGAAACCCTGACCGTTATCAACGGCTATTTTCCCCAGGGCGAAAGCCGAGAACACCCGGTGAAGTTTCCCGCAAAACAGAAGTTTTATGCAGATCTGATGAGCTACCTGGATGAGCTGAAACTGCGCGACACCAAAGTGGTGGTGATGGGGGACGTGAACATCTCCCCGACTGACAAAGATATCGGCATAGGCGCAGATAATGCCAAGCGCTGGCTGCGTAGTGGTAAGTGCAGTTTTCTGCCAGAGGAGCGCCAATGGCTGGGTGAAGTGGAAAGCCGTGGCTATACCGATGTGTTTCGCCACCTGCACCCGCACGAA
This window encodes:
- the xthA gene encoding exodeoxyribonuclease III, producing the protein MMFVSFNVNSIRTRQHQLAAVIEQLEPDFIGLQETKVSDEDFPLADIEALGYHVQFHGQKTHYGVALLSKMTPDKVYKGFPDDLDNAQRRLITADFTVNGETLTVINGYFPQGESREHPVKFPAKQKFYADLMSYLDELKLRDTKVVVMGDVNISPTDKDIGIGADNAKRWLRSGKCSFLPEERQWLGEVESRGYTDVFRHLHPHEADTFSWFDYRSKGFDREPKRGLRIDLIMASDNLLPQAQSAGVSYDVRAMDRPSDHAPVWARFTL